The Erigeron canadensis isolate Cc75 chromosome 1, C_canadensis_v1, whole genome shotgun sequence genome segment TGTACCTCAGACAACAACTAATTTTGCTCGTGTGTAAGACCGGTGTTACTGATCTaagtaaaacaaagacaaaGGATTATACAACCCAATTTTCTGCAAAAAACTGTTCGTTGATCTGAAGTTCAAGATGAGTGCATACTCTGCAGTTTTGTGCGTGGCAGTCCACATCATCACTCTTGCCTATGTGGTGGTCCACATATGCATGTTTTGACCAGCTACATTGGGTCAATAATTTTAAATGCagtttattactcgtattttttaTGGGGCGGGAAAAATTGTTTGGTATGTCAAGTTGATATTTTTACAGAAATTCTGTTCAGTTATATAAGTCGAGTCATGTCAAATGGAATTATTCATCTAGATTGAGTGATACTAGTTGCAGTAACATCTGTGACACTGTTTATATAGGTAAAAAGAGATGAAATGCTGTTCATTTTGCCGCTTGATTTTCAACAATTCCGGAAAGTATGCGTGATCATGGAATTTTATGATGCATTAGAAAGAAATCCAAAAGAAGCTATATTATGCATGTGTGCTGCAGTACATAAGGTAATgatatttgttttcttatttgGTTACTATGGAACTGAATGCTTTTTTAAACTTGATAGTGAACTTATACTTGAAGCAGGTTTTGTACTCTAAGTCAAATGATGAAGAATTAGATGACAGTGCTAAGGTTAATATCCGTCTGCATAACTACCCCGAATCTATGATTGCTTTGAAGAATTTAAAGGCTGCATACATTGGTATAGTTAGTTATGTGGTCTTTGATTTCACTGTGAATTGAATATACGTTTATGGGTGCTTAGTAAAATTTACTACGATGATATTACAGAAAGGCTTGTTTCTGTGCGTGGCACTGTTGTAAAAGTCAGCACTGTCAGGCCTTTGGTGGTACATATGAGTTTTGAGTGTACCAAATGTGGAACAACTAATAGTCGTGACTTTCCCGATGGGAAGTTTTCACCTCCTCCCAGCTGTGCAGTACATGGATGCAAAAGCAGAACTTTTAACCCAATTAGATCCAGTGCACAACCAATAGATTTTCAGAAAATAAGGTAATATTTTCATAGGAAATTCATAtactatataacttttaaagtttgACGTCTCCATGTAATGATCCTgtcttatttttttcttcttactGTTCCAGAATTCAGGAGTTGCTGAAATCTGAGCATCATGAAGAAGGTCGGGTGCCAAGAACTGTGGAATGTGAGCTTGTTGAAGATCTTGTAGACCTGTGCATTCCTGGAGATGTGGTGACTGTTACCGGTATCATAAGGGTGATAAACAATTACATGGATATAGGCGGAGGTAGTTTCTAACTCATCATATCTGGTTAATCACTCCCTTCTTCTATTAAGTGTACTCCAGTTTTTAGGCTTGTTCAGCAGGGTTTAATAGTCTGCATGCATTTTCTAAGACAAGTGTTTATATAGCCTACACTTATcattgtttgtgtgtgtgtgtgtgtgtgtgaaaataACCTtattttgcttatattttatCTCTACATAGTATCTAACTCCAGTTATTGCTTCTTGTCACATTGGACAAGCAGCAAATAATCACCTATTTCAGGTGACTGTTGCTTTGAATTGCATACATGTTCATATCATATGGAGTTTCATAATATGGCATGCAGTTTTTATGGATTATGATAGAATTGTCTGATTTGTTAGGAGTAATGTATGCTTAGGTCTCGTCATCCTTTAGCAGAATTATTGTCAGAAAAGAACAGTGTTTTATTTGTTACCATAATGgcaggaaaaaaaaatcattctgTAGTGTACACATTTATTCTttcatatacttttttgttGTGCCACTaaagttaaatattttttattaagctTGCTTGTGAATCAGGAAAATCGAAGGGAAAGAACCAAGGATTATATTACTTGTATCTGGAAGGAATTTCAATTAAGAACTCCAAGTCACAGTCTGAGCCTGAGAGCACGAAAGATACAAAATCTGTGGTTAAATCTACAGATTTGCTGGATTTATATTCATTCAGTCAACGGGATTCAGAATTCGTTTTGAAGTACCATTCAGAGCATGGTCGAGATGTCTTCCGCCAAATACTGCAATCACTTTGTCCTTCCATCTATGGGCATGAACTTGTTAAAGGTGCATAAAAATGTTTCTCTTTATCTAATTTCTACATGCTTTTGCTTTTGGTTTTTCACAATCTACGATTGAAGTAATCTAgccttttataaaaattctatcTACATAGAAATAACTTGGTAAAAGGAGGCGATAATAGGATCAACACATATGTACCATGTATGCTAGGGAGGGATATATTTGCTAATATTTTACATTGATTACTGAGTTGTCTTTGAACAGCTGGGATCACATTGGCATTGTTTGGAGGTGTGAGAAAGCACTCAATGGATCAGAACAAGGTTCCTGTCCGAGGAGACATTCATGTGATAATCGTTGGTATgaggttttggttttctaattTTTGTTCAATGAGTTTGCTAATCAGtgttttgcatatatatatatttaatgttggatttattatgtataattttatattgaTATTGTTATAGTAAACTATTGAAGTTGTGTCTGCTCTGTTATCGAGCTGTATATTTGATGAAAACTCATGGAATTCAGGAAGTAATTCTTTCAAGGAAAATCAATGTTACCTTCTAATCTTTTCCATTATGAGTTTTTCAATCAAAGTTATACATGCATCTTGTGTTGGATTTGTGatatgtaatttaattaattttgtgaaTGCCTTTGGTACATATTAGGCGATCCAGGATTGGGAAAAAGTCAATTATTGCAGGCAGCAGCTTCAGTTTCACCACGAGGTATATATGTTTGTGGGAATGCCACAACCAATGCCGGACTCACTGTTGCGGTAATGAAGGATTCAATGACTGGTGACTATGCTTTTGAAGCTggtacattttttattttttaggttatttttaatgttttatgagatcaacatcattatcatcatgtCCTTCGTGCCCATtttcaaaatctgagttgttttgtttttcaacaggtGCTATGGTACTTGCAGACAGAGGATTATGCTGTATTGATGAATTCGATAAAATGTCTGCAGAGCACCAGGTCAATCTTTAACTATCGTCAATATAGAACACACAATTACACAGAGCCAACTAAAGATATCCagaaaaatgaaatgaagtATTTTCTGATATCTATAAAATGTACCATCTCAGTCTCTACTGGAAGCTATGGAGCAACAGTGTGTTTCAGTTGCCAAGGCAGGACTGGTAGCAAGTTTATCGGCTCAAACAACTGTTTTAGCAGCAGCAAACCCTGTTGGCGGCCATTACGAGTATTTATTACTTTTAAGGATTTCAATTCTTAATTGTCACTAATTTTTGCTATAAAATTTTGTTGGTATGGATTTCTAAATTGATCGTTTATATTGGTTGCAGCCGGGCAAAAACTGTGAATGagaacttaaaaataaattctGCTTTGTTATCACGATTTGATTTGGTTTTCATATTGCTTGATAAGCCTGATGAGTTACTTGACAAAAGAGTTTCAGAACACATTATGTCTGTAAGTCAACTTGTAGCTCTGTTTTGACTTCTGATGCAACTGTTTTTGACTTCTGATGTAAGATGTTGCTTTTTATATTGCAGCTCCATGCTGGCAATGTTGATAATTCACAAGCTGCGAGAAAACTTGCAAGTGTGTTCATAACTTCATATACCTCTAAATCTCTTTACTCTATGGATTATGTAAGTGTAAAAACTGATTCATTGTAAGTTATGCAGATTCTCAAAGTGTTAGCGGTATAGATCTGAATGTAAAGAGTGGGTCATTAGTCTCACGGTTGAGACTTGATCCCAGGAAGGACCGTGATTTTGTTCCACTACCTAGTCCTCTACTCCGTAAATACATTGCGTATGCAAGAACTTTTGCCTCGCCAAGGTGTACTAATTTACCATTGTAATTACAGTTGGAAAAATGGGAAGTTCAGGCCTAAGTAGTTAAGGACCAAAATTTCGGTCTTTCGGTCAAGGACTAGTATTTGAAATATCGGttatttcggtggtatttcgtaatcgtaatattatgaaaaatgttatataaaattatatatataccaaaaagattgcaattatacacacaaaaagcaAGTATATTAAGTTAATACTCGATCTAAATAtcaaagtcaagcttaaaagtgtcaatatttgatagaATAGTGttaatacttcaaaatttttagtgtttcttatgttgttttttagtttggacaaaagtaatttaataaaaaaaatctgaaaaactggtatacgaccgaaatttgaccgatTTCGGTAAATTTCACCGAAAATCTCGGTACCGAAATTGTAGACAAAAATCTATACCGGTATGCCAGTGGAGGACCGaaaaccgaaataccaccggtataccaccgaaatcgACTACATAGGTTCAGGCTGGGTAAAAGGTCAAAACGGATCATTGTTTGTACTATCTGAAAGGCAACCTGACCTTGAAACAGATTTTGAATAATGTAAAGAGTATAGTGTGGTGAAACTCAAATGCGAttacaaaagttatattaatacattcatttttcaaaaattttaaataaaggaGAAACCATTGCTTTCACCATTTTCAGTTTATTTTATCTATTAGACTGTCAGATATTAGGTAACCTGAATCTGAATAGGCCCATTCATAGGTAAATGAGTTGAAAGTGCCCCCGCTATTTCTAATgcatcaaatttatattttccagGTTTTTGCTAAATCTTTGTTACGTAATAATGACTTTTAAcgttatattttgtaatattagGATGTCTAGACCAGCAGCTAAGATCCTGCAGGATTTCTATTTGAAACTCAGAGACCGCAATACTTCTGCTGATGGCACACCAATAACTGCAAGACAATTAGAAAGTCTGGTAAGGCTGGCACAAGCTCGGGCTAGGGTTGAGTTGAGAGAAGAAATAAGTGTTGAAGATGCTGAGGTAAGGTCATCTAGTACAAATGCAAGCTTTATATAGTATAAAAAAAACAGGGCTGGCAAATGTATTTTGGAGCCCATGTGCAAGATCACAAAATGGATCCCATAGGATTAAAACAACGGAAATAATATCTTACAACTCTAATGATTCAATCTCTtacttaattaaacaaaaaattaccCTTATCTTAAAAGTAGATTGGAGTTATCAGCTgtatttttcattaaataatgTTATTCTACAAACATTTTGTAAAGcaaaattatcaatataaatgTGGACTTTTTTTAAGCAGAGTATGCTAATATATaactacaaaattttaaaaatcagtGGCCCGGTGCGGTCTCCCCTATTGCACATGTGTACATTATCTTAATTCAAGCATCTAATTATCTTTATGAGCAACTATATTAGTCACAAACTCATACGCCATTAAAAATTTCCCACATGTACGGCTGATATGATTTGCATATATGTTAATGCTGAATATGACCAAATATTTTATATCGAGAATCCGTAACAATACATCAATATGTTGTATTATAATTTTCTGCATTAAGAATTGCAGTGTTCAAGTCTACGTGCTTGTGAGTTAAAGTAGTTAATGAATAATGATAGCTCAATGTCCATAAAGGATCTACATTTTACGCTACCTACACAATCTTCCAAACTTTTTGGTTAATTTATATATGCCACAGGATGTTGTTGAAATAATGAAGGAATCCTTGTATGACAAGTATGTTGATGAGCATGGATGTGTGGATTTTGGTCGAGCTGGCGGGATGAGTCGTCCGAAAGAAGCCAAGCGATTCTTAGGTGCACTTAACAAGCAATCAGAGCTGGAACAGAAAGATTGCTTTTCTATATCGGTAAACGACTTTAATTTACTAATGATAAATTTTTGGTTGGCGAATAGTATTTGTTAGGATGGAGTAAATTGACAATATTGTTACTTGATCAGGAAATATACAGTTTGGCAGATAGGATTGGGTTAAAAGTCCCTGATGTTGACACATTTGTGGATAATTTAAACAGCGTTGGCTATCTACTTAAAAAGGGCCCGAAAACTTATCAGGTGTTATCCTCAACTTATACCAGGAGTCAATCATCGAGATCAAAGTGTTGATGTTTGTGGTTTCAACTAGTTGGATATCTCTTTATTGATCAGCTCAGGTTAGTAACACGTTCTTTAGAAGCTTCCATACCATAATTAAACAATGCAGTATGTACTTAAGGATTTACTGGTTATGTGCAAATATAAATTCGGTTAATAATTAGCCTAGCTCTTTGGCACCAAAGGCATGATCAACTGTTTTCATTAGTGATTCTCTTTCTGGAAATGAGGATCACTTTGTAAAATATAAGAAATGTTAATTATCTTCTATCTGAATGGTTTTACCTTGTTAGATAGAACACTATATACAGACTATATATCTAAGTAACCAAATGCTGATATTACTGTTTAGTTTATCTTTCATTTATCcttaataataatgaattacaaGACATCTTCATATAGGAATGAGTAACTTGATCAATTTAAATTAATCCTATTAGGAAAGCAAATATTAGGTAACAACACCAAAATTCTATATTCTAACCTCtaattaactaataaatttCCAACAATTACATGGCAGTAGGCTCAATCCTccttaaatcaaaaattgaaacaTTCCCCTGCTCTTTCCACCACACAACATTGTAaccttggttttaaaaagcgatAAGCGCACAAAAGCGATAGGGTCCATTTCTGAAGCGCAAAGCGCTAAGCGCAAAAGCGGCGAGCTTTTCGTACGCAAGGCGCACACTTCTgaagaaattttataaattatttatatagtatttataacacataaaataccaaaacaacATCAGTAAGATACTCGTTTAAGTCCGGCTTtgatcaaatttggtatttgaaaagaaattctcaaaagattgttgttctcgttgaagaaaaagaaaaaagagatcaatcttgttgagaaagaagaggtaagaaaaaaattacttatttcTACAAAAAAAATCCTCTTGGACAAAAAGCTCACGCTTTTTAGCGTTTTTTGGCGCCTAGGCTCACAAAAAAGCCCCAAAAGCGCGCGCTTTCTTTACACCCTGCGCCTTGAGTACCAAAAAGCTCCAAGGCTTGCGCCTAGCGCTTAAGGcgcgctttttaaaaccaagcgGCTTTCTAGAAGAAAATTGACTGTCTATGTACTGTTTCATTAAACCCTATAACCTGTATTAAAATCAAGCATACGACACGTCAAAACCATATATCAAGATCTCTATACTAGAGGTATCTATTTATTGGGTAAATATATTGCAATATATTCTGTGTGTGGTCAATTCTCTCATTGAGCAACACACGATAATGTAAATGACAAACCAATGAGGGTATGGCAATGTGTGTGCGTATATGTGTTCAGAGTTTGTAAATTCCCTGCTCCATATTATGGCACTGTGACTGCCTCACATAAATAGCTAAACCCCGAGAGCATTACTATGGCAAAACAAATTTCCCCGGGCAGTCTAATCTTAAGCTGTACTACTATAACACACTATCATCACTGaaacaagtaaataaataatgaccttggttttaaaaagcgatAGTGTCCATTTCGGAAGCGCAAAGCGCTAAGCGCAAAAGCGGCGAGCTTTTCGTACACAAGGCGCACACTTATgaagaaattttataaattatttatatagtatttataacacataaaataccaaaacaacATCAGTAAGATACTCGTTTAAGTCCGGCTTtgatcaaatttggtatttgaaaagaaattctcaaaagattgttgttctcGTTggggaaaaagaaagaagagatcaatcttgttgagaaagaagagttaaggaaaaaaattacttatttctataaaaaaaaaatcctcttCTGTACAAAAAGCTCACGCTTTTTAGCGCTTTTTGGCGCCTAGGCTCACAAAAAAGGCCCAAAAGCGCTATTTCTGTGTACACCCTGCGCGTTGAGTACCAAAAAGCTCCAAGGCTTGCGCCTAGCGCTTAAGCGCGCCCGAGGcgcgctttttaaaaccaagattGTAACCAATTTAATGTTAAGTTAAATACTATGTTGGCTGTATTAGAAAGTTGTGCGCTTCACGTTACAGATCTTACTACAGTGACCATATATAATACCGACAAAAACCTCAAACACCATATGGAAGAAAAAAAGCTATTTGTAGCAACAACGATATTGAAAATCTCCAGAGTCGGATGCATCCAGATGGAACTAAGTTATCCCGAAAGCTGGTTTCAAGTAGATTTCCTAACATCCATAGTCCATACATAAAGTTAGATAAATTTTAATTCTAGGCTTTTAATCTAACAAACAGGAAATGTGAAGCCTACTTAGGGAATACGTCACAATGTATACTTTACAACTAACAGATAACTTAACCGTTGAAAGGCTTAACacattaagattaaaataaggTCATCCTAAAAGCTACTCTCTGCCTTGCATCTGCACCATTAAATGTTGAGACTGCTGCTGCCAAGTTTCATAGAACTGAAGTTAGGAAT includes the following:
- the LOC122585288 gene encoding probable DNA helicase MCM8 encodes the protein MTMMITKAGKEMSTNKGGQISHILAKYFPQIDYSHADGKKKLQLTSKLYEHFFSTPDGSDFISQVKRDEMLFILPLDFQQFRKVCVIMEFYDALERNPKEAILCMCAAVHKVLYSKSNDEELDDSAKVNIRLHNYPESMIALKNLKAAYIERLVSVRGTVVKVSTVRPLVVHMSFECTKCGTTNSRDFPDGKFSPPPSCAVHGCKSRTFNPIRSSAQPIDFQKIRIQELLKSEHHEEGRVPRTVECELVEDLVDLCIPGDVVTVTGIIRVINNYMDIGGGKSKGKNQGLYYLYLEGISIKNSKSQSEPESTKDTKSVVKSTDLLDLYSFSQRDSEFVLKYHSEHGRDVFRQILQSLCPSIYGHELVKAGITLALFGGVRKHSMDQNKVPVRGDIHVIIVGDPGLGKSQLLQAAASVSPRGIYVCGNATTNAGLTVAVMKDSMTGDYAFEAGAMVLADRGLCCIDEFDKMSAEHQSLLEAMEQQCVSVAKAGLVASLSAQTTVLAAANPVGGHYDRAKTVNENLKINSALLSRFDLVFILLDKPDELLDKRVSEHIMSLHAGNVDNSQAARKLANSQSVSGIDLNVKSGSLVSRLRLDPRKDRDFVPLPSPLLRKYIAYARTFASPRMSRPAAKILQDFYLKLRDRNTSADGTPITARQLESLVRLAQARARVELREEISVEDAEDVVEIMKESLYDKYVDEHGCVDFGRAGGMSRPKEAKRFLGALNKQSELEQKDCFSISEIYSLADRIGLKVPDVDTFVDNLNSVGYLLKKGPKTYQVLSSTYTRSQSSRSKC